The Bacteroidota bacterium DNA window GGCCTGCAGCGGAGTGGCGCCACAAGGCAAAGTCGAGGATTGGGTGCAATTGGTAAGCAAGGTTGAACCCATACAGGAACGCAGTCGCATGGAAAATGGAATGCGTGCTTTGTTTCAGTTGTTTCAGAAGGCTCCGGAATTGGGGAGCCTGCTTGATCCCTCGACGGTCAAAGCTGACTTGCTCATTGCAAGCTTCGACGAGTTGCGGCCACAATTGATGAAAGCCTTGGGTGCTGAAGCAGATGCAGATCGTGCCGAGCAAGGCGTGATGGCAGCAGGAATTGCCATGGCGGGGATGATTCTCTCCAAGCGGTATGTGTTGCAAATCACCAATGTACCTTATCTCTCGCGTGGGAAGCAGGAGGAGACGATTGCCAAATATTGCAAAGAGCATTTTCCTTCGTCTAGCGGAGACTTGGCAACTGTTTTTCTGGAAAAAATGCTGCAAAGCAATACGTTAGGTGGCATTTCCTGCTGTGTCACCCTACAGAATTGGTTGTTTCTTGGGTCTTACAAAAAATTCAGAGAAGGTCTCCTTTCGAAAAGTTCTTGGAATTTTGTTGCAAAATTGGGAGCAAAAGCCTTCCAGACTCCAATGTGGGATTTTAACGTGATGCTTACAATCATTCAAAATAAAAGGCCATCGAATTCGCATAGTTTTTCAGGCTTAGATGCAAGCACATGTCAGACTGCTGAGACAAAGTACATCGGACTTAAATTTGAAAGTGTTCGAGAAATGAACCAAGCAGAACAAATGAATAACCCAGACTCAAGAATTGCATTCGAAGAGGTTCAAACGAATACTCCATTGGGGGACTTTGCCCAATGCTATCAAGGTCTTCGAACAGGCGATAAGGATCGGTTTTTTAGATCCTTTTGGGAGGTCAATATGGGGAACGGATGGGATTTCATACGAACGACGAATAGCACATTACTTCCGATTGGTGGCATGAGTGAGGTAATATTTTGGGAAGAGGGGTTAGGCCAATTACACCAATTTGCAAGCGAGAATAGAAACAAATTGCATGATATGCATGAATCTGGTAACTCGGCTTGGGGTAGGAGAGGTGTAATAATAAACGAGCAAGCTAATTTGAAAGCAAGTCTATTTTTCGGCGAAAAGTTTGATGCTAG harbors:
- a CDS encoding type II restriction endonuclease subunit M; this encodes MEIFVEAMALPPMNLACSGVAPQGKVEDWVQLVSKVEPIQERSRMENGMRALFQLFQKAPELGSLLDPSTVKADLLIASFDELRPQLMKALGAEADADRAEQGVMAAGIAMAGMILSKRYVLQITNVPYLSRGKQEETIAKYCKEHFPSSSGDLATVFLEKMLQSNTLGGISCCVTLQNWLFLGSYKKFREGLLSKSSWNFVAKLGAKAFQTPMWDFNVMLTIIQNKRPSNSHSFSGLDASTCQTAETKYIGLKFESVREMNQAEQMNNPDSRIAFEEVQTNTPLGDFAQCYQGLRTGDKDRFFRSFWEVNMGNGWDFIRTTNSTLLPIGGMSEVIFWEEGLGQLHQFASENRNKLHDMHESGNSAWGRRGVIINEQANLKASLFFGEKFDA